The genomic window GGCAATACTATTTCTTGAAACATCGTGACCGCCAAATGGTTCTCCTTTTTGAGTAATTTGATAATTCACTGGACCGTTGGTGTACCAGCCTGGGCGAATGATCGTATAGTTTAGATCTGAATTTTCGATCAGATCAGCAGCTTCTCTAAAAGGTTTTAAAATTCCATTACTATAAGGTTCTGGCGAATCTCCTAACCATGATGGTATCTCTTGATAAATACCCATAGTGGTAATAAACGCCAAGCGTTTTACTTGTTCTTTATCCATTGCTTTAATAATGTGTACTGCAAAACTTTTCATGTCGCCACTGAGTGCAACGAAGACAAAATCTTGACCTTTGATTGCTGAACTTAATACTGCATCATCTGTTACATTACCTGAAACGGCTTGTTCTCTAGTATCATCCAGCTTTAATCTATCTGCTCTGCGAGAAAACAAGGTTAGTTGAGCATCCGTAGCCTGTAAAAACATTTGTCGAACCGCGTTGCCGATTGATCCAGTTGCTCCAATAATTAATACTTTTTTCATAAAACAATCTTCCAATCTATTTATTTAATATCTTCTGTATGCCAGATAAAGTTTGAATTACGTTCAGCAATTAGCCATTTACCTGCAACTTTTTCATACTTATCTTGATATCTAACGCCTTCGTTGGTTGTAACAACTTTGTTGTTCTCATCGGTTTTAACTAAAACAA from Companilactobacillus sp. includes these protein-coding regions:
- a CDS encoding NAD(P)H-binding protein; translated protein: MKKVLIIGATGSIGNAVRQMFLQATDAQLTLFSRRADRLKLDDTREQAVSGNVTDDAVLSSAIKGQDFVFVALSGDMKSFAVHIIKAMDKEQVKRLAFITTMGIYQEIPSWLGDSPEPYSNGILKPFREAADLIENSDLNYTIIRPGWYTNGPVNYQITQKGEPFGGHDVSRNSIADYVVKLTQQTDLDNKSSVGINEA